A genomic segment from Mustela lutreola isolate mMusLut2 chromosome 15, mMusLut2.pri, whole genome shotgun sequence encodes:
- the AATK gene encoding serine/threonine-protein kinase LMTK1 isoform X3 — translation MQFLEEAQPYRASPPPRPPAPSCPEFESGGQPVGSRRALQHSNLLQCLAQCAEVTPYLLVMEFCPMGDLKGYLRSCRVAESLAPDPLTLQRMACELASGVLHLHRHNYVHSDLALRNCLLAADLTVKIGDYGLSHGKYREDYFVTADQLWVPLRWIAPELVDEVHCNLLVVDQTKASNVWSLGVSIWELFELGAQPYPHHSDRQVLAYAVREQQLKLPKPQLQLTLSDRWYEVMQFCWLQPEQRPTAEEVHLLLSYLCAKGATEAEEEFERRWRSLRPGGGGTGPGLAGLALGGAGELAAASSFPLLEQFAGDGFHADGDDVLTVTETSRGLNFEYKWEAGRGAEAFPPPGGAASPSRTARLQELCAPDGAPPGVVPVLSAHSPSVGSEYFIRLEEPTPATGHDPDCAGCTPSPHAVGLLPDGGDQDNDLESSAAASLAMEPLLGPVPSPAGSWGHCDYYLHGSHARDPPCSLGSPSPGTLMLAEPRQEDSDWGAAAFCPPFLEDPLGTSPSGSSRAQPSPGGEVVGEAEACRAAQHRHWSSNVSANNNSGSRAPGSWDTGYVGGCMGCCPSTEHTGQAVPELGRSLALEDTTEPLLGLQGVSSGQELSHCLGLRHLHPAGSLTPVTCLLPSSETQAALSGGDHPQTEPRLAAEAEGSARPQRPLPSLPAPSLEGALLPAEEAGALASLPALPMPAGSWETAPEVAPSLDSCPGSPELEATVSEDEGVTEATSGIFTDASSDGPPTEKPDVMPAFRSLQKQVGTPDSVDSLDIPSSASDGGGCEVFSPSVIGTPGGQPRALDSGYDTENYESPEFVLKEAHEPCEPEVFGELVSEGESPGPETQLSTSLGGLSEKNPYRDSAYFSDLDTEPESTSGPQEKGGGALASRLELDLESPGLQSAQPSPESGLPQGAQGTGPTGVPPLLLPPPEDPSPEPSSACPENPRLEPPWPQGPAGGPAGPSPERSKVFLLTPVPLSSESHRPDLQEAPVLLSGPAQQERTGGPSTPRAPLCLALPGLPAAPEGRSEEEEEGDDSDESDEELRCYSVQEPSEDSEEEAPPVPVVVAESQSARNLRGLLKMPSLLSEAFCEDLERKKKAVSFFDDVTVYLFDQESPTRELGEPLPDAKEPPPAFLAGGPRTPGAPARPRQADRSPDGSAATPAAEDGRGLAWGDGFPQTPGPDAALPAPAAPPKPAASGPFSRFTVSPAPASRFSITHVSDSDAGSVGGPVAGAGGSCKEA, via the exons ATGCAGTTCCTGGAGGAGGCCCAGCCCTACAG agccagcccccctccccgcccgcccgccccctcctgccctgAGTTCGAGTCAGGGGGGCAGCCTGTTGGCTCCCGCAGGGCCCTGCAGCACAGTAACCTgctccagtgcctggcacagtgcgCGGAGGTGACGCCCTACCTGCTGGTGATGGAGTTCTGCCCCATG GGAGACCTCAAGGGCTATCTGCGTAGCTGCCGGGTGGCGGAGTCCCTGGCGCCTGACCCCCTCACCCTGCAGCGCATGGCCTGCGAGCTGGCCTCCGGGGTCCTGCACCTGCATCGCCACAACTATGTGCACAG CGACCTGGCCCTGAGGAACTGCCTGCTGGCGGCCGACCTGACCGTGAAAATCGGCGACTACGGCTTGTCCCACGGCAAATACAGG GAGGACTACTTCGTGACCGCTGACCAGCTGTGGGTGCCGCTGCGCTGGATCGCACCCGAGCTGGTGGACGAGGTGCACTGCAACCTGCTGGTGGTGGACCAGACCAAGGCCAGCAACGTGTg GTCCCTGGGCGTGAGCATCTGGGAGCTCTTCGAGCTGGGCGCGCAGCCCTACCCCCACCACTCCGACCGGCAGGTGCTGGCCTACGCCGTCCGGGAGCAGCAGCTGAAACTCCCCAAGCCCCAGCTGCAGCTCACCCTGTCTGACCGCTG GTACGAGGTGATGCAGTTCTGTTGGCTGCAGCCTGAGCAGCGGCCCACGGCCGAGGAGGTGCACCTGCTGCTGTCCTACCTCTGCGCCAAGGGCGCCACAGAGGCGGAGGAAGAGTTTGAGCGGCGCTGGCGCTCCCTGCGGCCGGGCGGGGGCGGCACGGGCCCCGGGCTGGCCGGCCTGGCTCTGGGGGGTGCGGGCGAGCTGGCGGCCGCCTCGTCTTTCCCACTGCTGGAGCAGTTCGCGGGTGACGGCTTCCATGCGGACGGGGACGACGTGCTGACAGTGACGGAGACGAGCCGCGGCCTCAACTTCGAGTACAAGTGGGAGGCGGGCCGCGGTGCCGAGGCCTTCCCGCCGCCCGGGGGCGCAGCAAGCCCCAGCCGCACCGCGCGCCTGCAGGAGCTCTGTGCCCCCGATGGCGCGCCCCCCGGCGTGGTGCCCGTGCTCAGCGCGCACAGCCCCTCGGTGGGCAGCGAGTACTTCATCCGGCTGGAGGAGCCCACACCCGCCACCGGCCACGATCCTGACTGCGCCGGctgcacccccagcccccacgccGTGGGCCTGCTCCCTGATGGCGGTGACCAGGACAACGACTTGGAGAGCAGCGCAGCTGCCTCGTTGGCCATGGAGCCGCTGTTGGGCCCCGTGCCGTCCCCCGCGGGGTCCTGGGGCCACTGTGACTACTACCTGCACGGGAGCCACGCCCGGGACCCGCCCTGCTCTCTGGGCTCGCCCTCCCCGGGGACCCTCATGCTGGCAGAGCCCAGGCAGGAGGACAGTGACTGGGGCgcagctgccttctgcccacCCTTCTTGGAGGACCCACTGGGCACGTCCCCCTCGGGGAGTTCCAGGGCCCAGCCATCCCcgggtggggaggtggtgggggaggccgAGGCGTGCAGGGCTGCCCAGCACAGACACTGGAGTTCCAACGTGTCCGCCAACAACAACAGTGGCAGCCGAGCGCCAGGTTCATGGGACACGGGGTACGTGGGTGGGTGCATGGGCTGCTGTCCCAGCACAGAGCACACAGGACAGGCCGTCCCTGAGCTGGGCCGTTCCCTGGCCCTGGAGGACACCACGGAGCCTCTCCTTGGGCTACAGGGGGTCTCCTCTGGCCAGGAGCTCAGCCACTGCCTTGGCCTCCGTCATCTGCATCCTGCTGGGAGCCTGACGCCTGTCACCTGCCTGCTGCCGTCCTCTGAGACACAGGCGGCCCTAAGCGGGGGTGACCACCCCCAGACAGAGCCCAGGCTTGCTGCGGAGGCTGAGGGCTCTGCCAGACCTCAGAGGCCCCTAccatccctccctgccccatccctggagggagccctgcttcctgctgaggaggctGGTGCCCTCGCCAGCCTGCCTGCCTTGCCCATGCCCGCTGGCAGCTGGGAGACTGCCCCCGAGGTAGCCCCGAGCCTGGACAGCTGCCCTGGTTCCCCCGAGCTGGAGGCGACAGTCAGCGAGGACGAGGGCGTGACAGAGGCCACTTCTGGCATCTTCACAGATGCGTCCAGTGACGGCCCGCCCACAGAGAAGCCGGACGTGATGCCGGCCTTCCGCTCCCTGCAGAAGCAGGTGGGGACCCCCGACTCTGTGGACTCCCTAGATATCCCCTCTTCTGCCAGTGATGGTGGCGGCTGCGAGGTCTTCAGCCCCTCCGTTATTGGCACTCCTGGTGGGCAGCCCCGGGCCCTGGACAGTGGCTACGACACGGAGAACTACGAGTCCCCTGAGTTTGTGCTCAAGGAAGCACACGAACCGTGCGAGCCCGAGGTCTTTGGGGAGCTGGTCTCCGAGGGTGAGAGCCCCGGGCCCGAGACGCAGCTCTCTACCTCCCTTGGGGGCCTCAGCGAGAAGAACCCCTACCGTGACTCAGCCTACTTTTCGGACCTCGATACAGAGCCTGAGTCCACCTCGGGCCcccaggagaagggaggaggcgCCTTGGCCTCGAGGCTAGAGCTGGACCTGGAGAGCCCTGGGCTGCAGTCCGCACAGCCCTCCCCTGAGTCTGGGTTGCCCCAGGGGGCACAGGGCACGGGCCCCACGGGCGTGCCACCACTGCTACTGCCGCCGCCAGAGGACCCTTCTCCAGAGCCCAGCAGCGCCTGCCCGGAGAACCCCAGACTGGAGCCTCCTTGGCCCCAAGGCCCTGCAGGAGGGCCTGCAGGGCCCAGTCCGGAGCGCTCCAAGGTTTTCCTGCTGACCCCAGTGCCACTGAGCTCAGAGAGCCACCGCCCTGACCTCCAGGAGGCCCCAGTGCTGCTGTCCGGGCCCGCCCAGCAAGAACGGACAGGGGGCCCCAGCACCCCCAGAGCCCCCCTCTGCCTGGCTTTGCCGGGACTGCCCGCAGCCCCCGAGGGCCGgtcggaggaggaggaggagggcgacGACAGTGACGAGTCCGATGAGGAGCTGCGCTGCTACAGCGTCCAGGAGCCCAGCGAGGACAGCGAGGAGGAGGCGCCGCCGGTGCCCGTGGTGGTGGCCGAGAGCCAGAGCGCGCGCAACCTGCGCGGCCTGCTCAAGATGCCCAGCCTGCTGTCCGAGGCCTTCTGCGAGGACCTGGAGCGCAAGAAGAAAGCCGTGTCCTTCTTCGACGACGTCACCGTCTACCTCTTCGACCAG GAGAGCCCCACCCGGGAGCTCGGGGAGCCCCTCCCTGACGCCAAGGAGCCGCCCCCCGCCTTCCTGGCGGGCGGACCCCGCACCCCCGGCGCCCCCGCCCGGCCTCGGCAGGCGGACCGCTCCCCCGACGGCTCGGCGGCGACCCCTGCGGCGGAGGACG GCCGCGGGCTGGCGTGGGGCGACGGCTTCCCGCAGACACCGGGCCCCGACGCCGCCCtgcccgcccccgccgcgccccccAAGCCCGCCGCGTCCGGCCCCTTCTCGCGCTTCACCGTGTCGCCGGCGCCCGCGTCCCGCTTCTCCATCACGCACGTCTCGGACTCGGACGCCGGGTCCGTGGGAG GGCCTGTAGCAGGAGCTGGGGGCAGCTGTAAAGAGGCGTGA